Proteins from a genomic interval of Microtus ochrogaster isolate Prairie Vole_2 chromosome 24, MicOch1.0, whole genome shotgun sequence:
- the LOC102002665 gene encoding putative tRNA (cytidine(32)/guanosine(34)-2'-O)-methyltransferase isoform X1: MGRTSKDKRDVYYRLAKENGWRARSAFKLLQLDEEFNLFQGVKRAVDLCAAPGSWSQVLSQKIGGQSSGQVVAVDLQAMAPLPGVIQIQGDITKLSTAKEIIQHFEGCPADLVVCDGAPDVTGLHDVDDYMQAQLLLAALNIATHVLKLGGCFVAKIFRGRDVTLLYSQLRIFFSSVLCAKPKSSRNSSIEAFAVCQGYDPPEGFIPDLTRPLLDHSYDFNELHGPARFIVPFVACGDLSAYDSDCSYPLDLEDGSEYKYTPPTQPPIAPPYQEACKLKKNGQLAKESLPKECSINKVDNLPQPLTVPQGHTLLSPKVEDNEMNSSP, translated from the coding sequence GAGAATGGCTGGCGGGCCCGGAGTGCCTTCAAGCTGCTTCAACTGGATGAGGAATTCAATCTCTTCCAAGGCGTGAAGCGAGCAGTTGACCTGTGTGCAGCCCCAGGCAGCTGGAGCCAGGTGCTGAGCCAAAAGATTGGGGGCCAGAGTTCTGGTCAGGTGGTGGCTGTGGACTTGCAGGCTATGGCTCCACTTCCAGGTGTGATCCAGATACAGGGGGACATCACAAAGCTTTCCACTGCCAAGGAGATCATCCAGCACTTTGAGGGCTGCCCTGCTGACCTAGTAGTGTGTGACGGGGCTCCTGATGTCACTGGCCTCCATGATGTCGACGACTATATGCAGGCTCAGCTTCTGCTAGCGGCTCTCAACATTGCTACACATGTCTTGAAGCTAGGGGGCTGCTTTGTAGCCAAGATATTCCGGGGCCGAGATGTAACACTGCTCTATAGCCAGCTGCGCATCTTCTTCTCCAGCGTGCTCTGTGCCAAGCCGAAGAGCAGCCGGAACTCCAGCATCGAGGCCTTTGCTGTTTGTCAGGGTTATGACCCTCCTGAGGGCTTCATTCCAGACCTGACCAGACCCCTGCTGGACCACTCGTACGATTTCAACGAGCTGCATGGTCCTGCCCGTTTTATTGTACCCTTTGTGGCCTGTGGGGACCTCAGCGCCTACGATTCGGATTGCAGTTACCCTCTGGATCTAGAAGATGGCTCTGAGTACAAATATACTCCGCCCACACAACCCCCCATCGCACCCCCATACCAGGAGGCCTGCAAGTTGAAGAAGAATGGGCAGCTGGCCAAGGAATCGCTTCCCAAAGAATGTTCCATTAACAAAGTAGACAACTTGCCCCAGCCTCTGACTGTCCCTCAGGGTCATACCCTGCTGTCCCCCAAGGTGGAAGACAATGAAATGAATAGTTCACCTTAA